The following coding sequences lie in one Mycobacterium sp. Z3061 genomic window:
- a CDS encoding MCE family protein: protein MKKLARPVFWLTTFTAVATVCAILLLTALRSPVNGAVSHYSATFTDVSGLDVGNDVRISGVQVGKVEGIRLEGRTARVDFSALNEHPLYRNTIAAVRYQNLLGQRYVELVQTASSGERAGQRLPEGSAIPVGQTVPSFDITKLFNGFRPVFQTLDAAQLNQFGENLLRLIQGDDTGIGPVLRDLDVISKYAVNRQAVITLLLHNLSDLSHDLGGKSQQLFNLINALNDALATFTSKAEQFRTSIDIELPMMRSLVQVLQTAERGFDASTSPLYGMATRMFPQTPTVIAGLSLTPTLIQGLRDSLVDDERPAYTCSNGEVQLPGIGEVSFAQQGLVVCR from the coding sequence ATGAAAAAGCTGGCCAGGCCGGTGTTTTGGCTCACGACGTTCACCGCGGTCGCCACGGTGTGCGCGATCCTGCTGCTCACCGCATTGCGGAGTCCGGTCAACGGGGCAGTCTCGCACTACTCGGCAACGTTCACCGATGTCTCCGGGCTGGATGTGGGCAACGACGTCCGCATCTCCGGAGTGCAGGTCGGCAAGGTGGAGGGCATCCGGCTCGAGGGCCGCACCGCCAGAGTCGATTTCAGTGCCCTCAATGAGCATCCGTTGTATCGCAACACCATTGCGGCGGTGCGCTACCAGAACCTGTTGGGGCAGCGCTATGTGGAACTGGTACAGACGGCTTCCTCGGGTGAACGGGCCGGCCAGCGACTACCCGAAGGTTCGGCCATCCCGGTGGGTCAGACGGTGCCGTCATTCGATATCACCAAACTTTTCAACGGTTTCCGGCCGGTGTTCCAGACGCTGGACGCAGCCCAGCTCAACCAGTTCGGCGAGAACCTGCTGCGTTTGATCCAGGGCGACGACACCGGAATCGGGCCGGTGCTGCGGGATCTCGACGTCATATCCAAGTACGCCGTCAACCGGCAGGCCGTCATCACTCTGCTGCTGCACAACCTCAGTGACCTGTCACATGATCTCGGTGGTAAGTCGCAGCAGTTGTTCAACCTCATCAACGCGCTCAACGATGCGCTGGCGACTTTCACATCCAAAGCCGAGCAGTTCCGTACCTCGATCGATATCGAGCTGCCGATGATGCGCAGCCTCGTGCAGGTGTTACAGACCGCCGAACGCGGCTTCGACGCCTCGACGTCGCCGCTGTACGGAATGGCCACCCGGATGTTCCCACAGACACCTACCGTGATCGCCGGGCTGTCTTTGACTCCCACCCTGATTCAGGGGCTGCGTGACTCTCTGGTCGACGACGAACGGCCGGCGTACACCTGCTCCAACGGCGAGGTGCAGCTTCCCGGCATCGGTGAAGTGTCGTTCGCCCAACAGGGTTTGGTGGTGTGCCGATGA
- a CDS encoding MlaD family protein, producing the protein MTIRDLVARRATVTSLRIRGLIVALVLALIGTVLYQTAQGTYDDTFRLTVIANTIGEGLAPGAEVKFHGLAIGSVKELESVGYNRQRMTVVLDPRQAGALTTDTKARFTSSNVFGTAAVELVSDGNGPPLRSNQTLVMSADVQAASITGLLRQGQKLSRSFDNPEFEHVIEVLRRHADIVEPLARAGSDLAKIIADTNTMPVAQSLSVLASFVTGLGDALPVVGLSTNLVDGLTPLVGPGGIERTNLVFQQTGQLLVDVGHLAGQNSAWIVQLVSAIMNVGIPASFAAGSLAPAYDRLSSLIDRADGALIVVDGQVRLRTEVSLDGGPHR; encoded by the coding sequence ATGACGATTCGAGACCTGGTCGCGCGACGAGCGACCGTAACCAGTCTGAGGATCCGCGGCCTGATCGTCGCGTTGGTGCTGGCGCTGATCGGCACCGTGCTCTACCAGACCGCCCAGGGGACCTACGACGACACGTTCAGGCTCACGGTGATCGCCAATACGATCGGCGAAGGCCTGGCCCCCGGCGCGGAGGTCAAGTTCCATGGCCTGGCCATCGGCTCGGTGAAGGAACTGGAATCGGTCGGCTACAACCGGCAACGGATGACCGTGGTACTCGACCCGCGCCAGGCCGGGGCGCTGACCACCGACACCAAAGCCAGGTTCACTTCATCTAACGTATTCGGCACGGCGGCAGTCGAACTCGTCAGCGACGGAAACGGTCCGCCGCTGCGGTCCAACCAGACGCTGGTGATGAGCGCCGACGTGCAGGCAGCGTCGATCACCGGGTTGTTGCGGCAGGGTCAGAAGCTGAGCCGCAGTTTCGACAACCCGGAATTCGAGCACGTCATCGAGGTGTTGCGACGACACGCCGACATCGTCGAGCCATTGGCGAGAGCCGGGTCGGATCTGGCCAAGATCATCGCCGACACCAACACCATGCCTGTTGCCCAATCGCTTTCGGTGCTGGCATCGTTCGTGACCGGCCTGGGTGACGCGCTTCCGGTGGTCGGGCTGAGCACAAACCTGGTGGACGGTCTGACCCCACTCGTCGGACCCGGTGGTATTGAGCGGACCAACCTGGTCTTTCAGCAGACCGGGCAGTTGCTGGTCGACGTCGGACACCTCGCCGGGCAGAACAGCGCCTGGATCGTACAGTTGGTCAGCGCGATCATGAATGTCGGCATACCGGCGTCCTTCGCCGCGGGCAGCCTTGCTCCCGCCTATGACCGGCTGTCCAGCCTCATCGATCGCGCGGACGGTGCCCTGATCGTGGTCGACGGCCAGGTGCGCCTGCGCACCGAGGTATCCCTGGACGGTGGACCGCACCGATGA
- a CDS encoding ABC transporter permease codes for MAGYVARPARYRPGGMAAALRLPLGVANRGLSFFERLGHQASFLIMALGAIPRTVTRYRRHTGAILVDMIWGNGSLIVGGGTVGVLIFMGAAIGASVGIEGYAALDMVGMGPLTGFISAYANTREMAPMIAAIGFGAQAGTRMTAEIGSMRISEEIDALEVQGISSIPYVVTPRVVAGVITIVPLYLMSLVLSYLFCSLVVNVVHHQSSGTYYHYFDAFIQPSDVLLSVVKAAIFVLLIVAIHCYEGYYAAGGPEGVGQASGRAIRASLISVVVADMVLTLVFWGNNPGLRLSG; via the coding sequence ATGGCGGGGTATGTGGCCAGGCCGGCCCGGTACCGGCCAGGTGGAATGGCGGCGGCGTTGCGGCTGCCTCTGGGGGTGGCCAATCGGGGCCTGTCCTTCTTCGAACGGCTAGGGCACCAGGCCAGCTTCCTGATCATGGCGCTCGGCGCGATACCGCGGACCGTGACCAGATACCGCCGCCACACCGGGGCGATCCTCGTCGACATGATCTGGGGCAACGGATCATTGATCGTCGGTGGTGGGACCGTCGGTGTGCTGATCTTCATGGGCGCCGCAATCGGCGCGTCGGTGGGCATCGAGGGCTATGCCGCCCTGGACATGGTCGGTATGGGCCCGCTCACCGGCTTCATCTCCGCGTACGCCAACACCCGGGAGATGGCTCCGATGATCGCGGCGATCGGGTTCGGCGCGCAGGCGGGAACCCGGATGACCGCCGAGATCGGGTCGATGCGGATATCCGAGGAGATCGATGCGCTTGAAGTGCAGGGCATTTCGTCGATTCCCTACGTGGTGACCCCGCGTGTCGTCGCCGGCGTCATCACCATCGTCCCGCTCTACCTGATGTCCCTGGTGCTCAGCTACCTGTTCTGCTCCCTGGTGGTCAACGTGGTGCACCATCAGTCCTCCGGCACCTACTACCACTACTTCGACGCCTTCATCCAGCCGTCCGACGTGCTGCTCTCGGTGGTCAAGGCGGCGATCTTCGTGCTGCTGATCGTGGCAATCCATTGCTACGAGGGCTATTACGCGGCCGGCGGCCCCGAGGGCGTCGGCCAGGCCTCGGGACGCGCTATCCGGGCCAGCCTGATTTCGGTGGTCGTCGCCGACATGGTGCTGACGCTGGTGTTCTGGGGCAACAATCCGGGCCTTCGGTTGTCGGGGTAG
- a CDS encoding MlaE family ABC transporter permease, with protein sequence MNPVIEAPAPTIPSAAPAAPRRSAPRIVRAGHRAVQKADGSLQTLGRFFELAVQSAVYLITDLFRLRHPWRDTLNQAAFIVSVTAIPALLISIPFGVIVAVQVGSVIQQVGATSISGAAGGLGVIRQAAPIVAALLLGGAAGAAVTTDLGARSIRDEVDALRVMGIDPVQRLVTPRLAAMILVAPLLCVFIIFMGLSAGYVINVGFQSGTPGSYIASFGSFATTADLVVALLKTWLFGVIVTLISCQRGLEARGGPRGVADAVNAAVVLGVVAVFVLNLVITELVTTLMPTKVG encoded by the coding sequence GTGAATCCGGTGATCGAGGCTCCGGCGCCGACGATCCCGTCCGCTGCGCCCGCCGCACCCCGCCGTAGTGCTCCGCGGATCGTCCGCGCGGGGCACCGGGCGGTGCAGAAGGCTGACGGGTCGCTGCAGACGCTCGGCCGGTTCTTCGAGCTGGCCGTGCAGTCGGCCGTATACCTGATCACCGATCTGTTCCGGCTGCGTCACCCGTGGCGGGACACCCTGAACCAGGCGGCGTTCATCGTCAGCGTCACCGCGATTCCCGCGCTGCTGATCTCCATTCCGTTCGGCGTCATCGTTGCGGTGCAGGTGGGCAGCGTCATTCAGCAGGTCGGTGCGACATCGATCTCCGGCGCGGCCGGCGGCCTCGGTGTCATCCGGCAGGCCGCACCGATCGTTGCCGCCCTGCTGCTGGGTGGGGCGGCCGGCGCGGCGGTCACCACCGACCTCGGCGCGCGCAGCATCCGGGACGAGGTCGATGCGCTGCGGGTGATGGGTATCGACCCGGTGCAGCGCCTGGTCACCCCGCGGCTGGCGGCGATGATCCTGGTAGCGCCGCTGCTGTGCGTCTTCATCATCTTCATGGGACTGTCGGCCGGCTACGTGATCAATGTGGGGTTTCAGTCCGGCACGCCGGGCAGCTACATCGCATCGTTCGGATCATTCGCCACCACAGCCGATCTCGTCGTTGCGCTGTTGAAGACCTGGCTCTTCGGCGTGATTGTCACGCTGATCTCCTGTCAGCGTGGGCTGGAGGCCCGGGGTGGTCCGCGCGGGGTGGCTGACGCGGTCAATGCCGCCGTCGTGCTGGGTGTGGTCGCCGTCTTTGTGCTGAACCTGGTGATCACCGAGCTGGTCACCACACTCATGCCGACGAAGGTGGGCTGA
- a CDS encoding GMC family oxidoreductase translates to MVAPPFRMALPTAASLATPHDALRSEYDVVIVGSGYGGAITAARLGVANARAGGKLRIAVLERGSEHPTGTFPETEKAAAAELRSPLNPLGLIELERFKTIDVIHANGLGGTSLINFNVAIVPDREVFLASWPKEFQRLVDQEREGVGGLDEYYGRARRMLGAVPYAENVPLRRVDAFTQIAKNAGAQLQLLNLTVSTEDRVTKYGVQRRRCPNHGGDGTGDNTGSKNTLMTNYLPMAAHFGVELFAGIEAQHIEPTDDGRWRVVTRHTDGKTGKTGKTTSVIARHVVVSAGTIGSNGILLRSGQAGLQLSTRVGKNFSGNGDNFGIAYNTDMQTDTQTWATTDGPPRSLLACGPSITAAMRFGADQSDLRKRFTVQDLSLPRALIDSFRFGLMGLAATSYRDYRKAKLDRWRRDITFNTDGAMNHSLGFLIMVHDNSDGELVLRKNGTVKIDWPGAPTELVYKDVDAVMRPAVEAIGGTYIKNPRWDKRFLGKHLITAHPMGGCTTADNVDAGVVDHAGRVFRPDGGTYDGLYVCDASVIPRAIGVNPFLTISMFAERTAELMREDLGLPGYDPAVEGDDRA, encoded by the coding sequence ATGGTGGCACCGCCCTTCCGAATGGCCTTACCGACCGCCGCTTCTTTGGCCACTCCCCACGACGCACTTCGCAGCGAGTACGACGTGGTGATCGTGGGCTCCGGCTACGGCGGCGCCATCACCGCCGCGCGCCTCGGCGTCGCGAATGCACGGGCGGGCGGCAAGCTGCGCATCGCGGTCTTAGAGCGCGGTTCCGAGCATCCGACCGGGACGTTCCCGGAGACCGAGAAAGCTGCGGCGGCCGAGTTGCGGTCACCGCTCAACCCACTCGGCTTGATCGAACTCGAACGTTTCAAGACCATCGACGTCATCCACGCCAACGGACTGGGCGGCACCTCGCTGATCAACTTCAACGTGGCGATCGTGCCGGACCGCGAAGTGTTCCTCGCGTCCTGGCCCAAAGAATTTCAACGGCTGGTGGACCAGGAGCGCGAGGGAGTCGGCGGGCTCGACGAGTACTACGGCCGGGCCCGGCGCATGCTCGGCGCGGTGCCTTACGCGGAGAACGTGCCGCTGCGGCGGGTCGACGCGTTCACCCAGATCGCCAAGAACGCCGGAGCCCAGCTACAGCTGCTCAACCTCACCGTCAGCACCGAGGACCGGGTGACCAAATATGGTGTGCAGCGCCGGCGCTGCCCGAACCACGGCGGTGACGGTACCGGCGACAACACCGGGTCGAAGAACACCCTGATGACGAACTACCTGCCGATGGCCGCGCACTTCGGCGTCGAGCTGTTCGCCGGCATCGAGGCACAACACATAGAACCAACGGACGACGGCCGCTGGCGCGTCGTCACCCGTCACACCGACGGCAAGACCGGGAAGACCGGGAAGACCACGAGCGTCATCGCCCGGCACGTGGTGGTGTCCGCAGGAACCATCGGGTCCAACGGCATCCTGTTGCGTTCGGGTCAGGCCGGATTGCAGTTGTCCACCCGCGTCGGCAAGAACTTCAGCGGCAACGGCGACAACTTCGGCATCGCCTACAACACCGACATGCAGACCGACACCCAGACCTGGGCCACCACCGACGGGCCCCCACGCTCGCTGCTGGCCTGCGGACCCAGCATCACCGCCGCCATGCGCTTCGGCGCGGACCAGTCCGACCTGCGCAAACGCTTCACGGTGCAGGATCTGTCATTGCCTCGCGCGCTGATCGACAGCTTCCGATTCGGGCTGATGGGGCTGGCCGCAACCAGCTACCGCGACTACCGCAAAGCCAAGCTCGACCGGTGGCGCCGCGACATCACCTTCAACACCGACGGGGCGATGAACCACTCGCTCGGCTTCCTGATCATGGTGCACGACAACTCCGACGGCGAGCTGGTGCTGCGTAAGAACGGCACCGTCAAGATCGACTGGCCCGGGGCGCCTACCGAGCTCGTCTACAAGGACGTCGACGCCGTCATGCGGCCGGCCGTCGAGGCCATCGGCGGGACGTACATCAAGAACCCGCGGTGGGACAAGCGGTTCCTGGGCAAGCATCTGATCACCGCGCACCCGATGGGTGGGTGCACCACCGCGGACAACGTCGACGCGGGTGTCGTCGACCATGCCGGACGGGTGTTCCGGCCGGACGGCGGTACCTACGACGGGCTCTACGTGTGTGACGCGTCGGTGATCCCGCGAGCCATCGGGGTCAACCCATTCCTGACCATCTCGATGTTCGCCGAGCGGACCGCCGAACTGATGCGCGAGGACCTGGGTCTGCCCGGTTATGACCCGGCCGTCGAAGGCGACGACCGGGCCTAG
- the hsaB gene encoding 3-hydroxy-9,10-secoandrosta-1,3,5(10)-triene-9,17-dione monooxygenase reductase subunit → MTAAPIDPRAFRSVLGQFCTGITIITTVHDDVPIGFACQSFAALSLDPPLVLFCPTKVSRSWQAIEASGRFCVNVLTESQQHVSARFGSKEPDKFAGIDWRASELGSPIIDGSLAYIDCTVASVHDGGDHFVVFGAVSSLSEVPKIKPRPLLFYRGSYTGIEPDKTRPAQWRDDLEAFLTTTTDDTWL, encoded by the coding sequence ATGACTGCTGCGCCGATTGACCCGCGCGCCTTCCGTTCCGTGCTCGGTCAGTTCTGCACCGGAATCACCATCATCACCACCGTGCACGACGACGTGCCGATCGGCTTCGCGTGCCAGTCGTTCGCCGCGCTGTCGCTGGATCCGCCCCTGGTGTTGTTCTGCCCCACCAAGGTGTCGCGGTCCTGGCAGGCCATCGAGGCCAGCGGCCGGTTCTGCGTCAACGTGCTGACCGAGTCGCAGCAGCATGTCTCGGCCCGGTTCGGATCCAAAGAGCCCGACAAGTTCGCTGGAATCGACTGGCGCGCATCAGAACTCGGATCGCCCATTATCGACGGTTCGCTGGCCTACATCGACTGCACGGTAGCGTCCGTGCACGACGGCGGTGATCACTTCGTCGTTTTCGGCGCTGTCAGCTCGCTGTCCGAAGTGCCGAAGATCAAGCCGCGCCCGTTGCTGTTCTACCGCGGCTCCTATACCGGAATCGAGCCGGACAAAACGAGGCCGGCGCAGTGGCGGGACGACCTGGAGGCGTTCTTGACCACCACCACGGATGACACCTGGCTTTAA
- the hsaC gene encoding iron-dependent extradiol dioxygenase HsaC: protein MSIRSLGYLRIEATDMAAWRDYGLKVLGMVEGKGTVDGALYLRMDDFPARLVIVPGEQDRLAEAGWECANAAGLQEIRNRLEVEGTPYKEATAAELAERRVDELILFNDPSGNPLAVFHGAALEHRRVVSPYGHRFVTEEQGLGHVVLTTRDDAEALHFYRDVLGFKLRDSMRMPPQVVGRPADGAPAWLRFFGCNPRHHSLAFLPMPTPSGIVHLMVEVENSDDVGLCLDRALRRKVPMSATLGRHVNDLMLSFYMKTPGGFDVEFGCEGRKVQDDDWIARESTAVSLWGHDFSVGMRG from the coding sequence ATGAGCATCCGGTCACTGGGCTATCTGCGCATCGAAGCCACCGACATGGCCGCCTGGCGCGACTACGGCCTGAAGGTGCTCGGCATGGTCGAAGGCAAAGGCACGGTCGACGGTGCGCTCTATCTCCGGATGGACGACTTTCCCGCGCGGCTGGTGATCGTGCCCGGCGAGCAGGACCGGCTGGCCGAGGCCGGCTGGGAATGCGCCAATGCCGCAGGGCTGCAAGAGATCCGGAATCGGCTCGAGGTGGAGGGCACTCCGTACAAGGAAGCCACCGCCGCCGAGTTGGCCGAACGCCGGGTCGATGAGCTGATCCTGTTCAACGACCCGTCCGGCAATCCGCTGGCCGTCTTCCACGGCGCCGCCCTGGAGCACCGTCGTGTGGTCAGCCCCTACGGGCACCGGTTCGTCACCGAGGAGCAGGGCCTGGGTCACGTGGTGCTGACCACCCGCGACGACGCCGAGGCGCTGCACTTCTACCGCGACGTGCTCGGCTTCAAGCTGCGCGACTCGATGCGGATGCCACCGCAGGTGGTCGGCCGGCCTGCCGATGGGGCGCCGGCCTGGCTGCGCTTCTTCGGCTGCAATCCCCGGCACCACTCGCTGGCCTTCCTGCCGATGCCGACGCCGTCGGGCATCGTGCACCTGATGGTCGAGGTGGAGAACTCCGACGATGTCGGTCTGTGCCTGGATCGCGCGCTGCGCCGCAAGGTGCCCATGTCGGCCACCCTCGGCCGGCACGTCAACGACCTGATGCTGTCCTTCTACATGAAGACGCCGGGTGGGTTCGACGTCGAATTCGGTTGTGAGGGGCGGAAAGTGCAAGACGACGACTGGATTGCGCGGGAGAGCACCGCGGTGAGCCTGTGGGGTCACGACTTCAGCGTCGGCATGCGTGGCTAG
- the hsaD gene encoding 4,5:9,10-diseco-3-hydroxy-5,9,17-trioxoandrosta-1(10),2-diene-4-oate hydrolase: protein MTATEEITFESTSRTAEVDVDGPLKLHYHEAGAGNDQTVVLLHGGGPGASSWSNFSRNIAVLAQQFHVLAVDQPGYGHSDKRAEHGQFNRYAARALKGLFDQLELGRVPLVGNSLGGGTAVRFALDYPDRAGKLVLMGPGGLSVNLFAPDPTEGVKRLGKFSMQPTRENLEAFLRIMVHDQKLITPELIDQRFELASTPESLQATRAMGMSFSGADFELGMMWREVYKLRQPVLLIWGREDRVNPLDGALVALKTIPRAQLHVFGQCGHWAQVEKFDEFNKLTIDFLGGAR from the coding sequence ATGACTGCCACCGAGGAAATAACGTTCGAATCCACTTCGCGCACTGCGGAAGTCGACGTCGACGGCCCACTGAAGCTGCACTATCACGAGGCAGGGGCCGGTAACGACCAGACGGTGGTGCTGCTGCACGGCGGCGGACCCGGCGCGTCGAGTTGGTCCAACTTCTCCCGCAACATCGCGGTCCTGGCGCAGCAATTCCACGTGCTGGCCGTGGACCAGCCGGGCTATGGGCATTCCGACAAGCGCGCCGAACACGGGCAGTTCAACCGGTACGCGGCCCGGGCCCTCAAGGGTCTGTTCGACCAGTTGGAGCTGGGACGCGTTCCGCTGGTGGGGAATTCACTCGGCGGTGGCACCGCGGTGCGCTTCGCGCTGGACTACCCCGACCGGGCCGGCAAGCTCGTCCTGATGGGGCCGGGTGGTCTGAGTGTCAACCTCTTCGCGCCTGACCCCACCGAGGGTGTCAAGCGGTTGGGGAAGTTCTCGATGCAGCCCACCCGGGAGAACCTCGAGGCGTTCCTGCGGATCATGGTGCACGACCAGAAGCTGATCACGCCCGAGTTGATCGACCAGCGCTTCGAACTGGCCAGCACCCCGGAGTCGCTGCAGGCGACCAGGGCGATGGGAATGTCGTTCTCCGGGGCCGACTTCGAGCTCGGCATGATGTGGCGCGAGGTGTACAAGCTGCGTCAGCCGGTGCTGCTGATCTGGGGTCGCGAAGACCGGGTCAACCCGCTGGACGGCGCGCTGGTGGCGCTGAAAACCATCCCGAGGGCCCAGCTGCACGTGTTCGGGCAGTGCGGACACTGGGCTCAGGTGGAGAAGTTCGACGAGTTCAACAAACTGACTATCGATTTCTTAGGAGGTGCGAGATGA
- the hsaA gene encoding 3-hydroxy-9,10-secoandrosta-1,3,5(10)-triene-9,17-dione monooxygenase oxygenase subunit, with product MTTIQQRDAQTVLAAIDDLLPRIRERAQATEERRRLLDETVAELDEVGFFTLLQPEQWGGLQCDPALFYEAVRRLASACGSTGWVSSILGVHNWHLALFDQQAQEEVWGEDSRTRISSSYAPMGAGVVVDGGYLVNGSWNWSSGCDHATWAFLGGPVIKDGRPVDFGSFLIPISDYRIDDVWHVVGLKGTGSNTVVVKDVFVPRHRFLSYKAMNDGTAGGYRTNTAPVYKMPWGTMHPTTISAPIVGMAYGAYEAHVEHQGKRVRAAFAGEKAKDDPFAKVRIAEAASDIDAAWRQLSGNVSDEYALLSAGKEIPFELRARARRDQVRATGRAIASIDRLFEASGATALASDAPVQRFWRDAHAGRVHAANDPERAYVIFGNNEFGLPPGDTMV from the coding sequence GTGACCACTATTCAACAGCGTGATGCGCAGACGGTCCTAGCTGCCATCGATGATCTGCTGCCGCGGATCCGGGAGCGCGCTCAGGCCACCGAAGAGCGGCGCCGCCTGCTCGACGAGACCGTTGCGGAACTGGACGAAGTCGGCTTCTTCACCCTGCTGCAGCCCGAGCAGTGGGGCGGCCTGCAGTGCGACCCGGCCCTGTTCTACGAGGCGGTGCGCCGGCTGGCCAGCGCCTGCGGTTCGACCGGTTGGGTGAGCTCGATCCTCGGTGTGCACAACTGGCACCTGGCGCTGTTCGACCAGCAGGCCCAGGAAGAGGTCTGGGGTGAGGACTCCAGGACACGCATCTCCTCGTCGTACGCACCGATGGGCGCTGGGGTCGTGGTCGACGGCGGCTACCTGGTCAACGGATCGTGGAACTGGTCCTCCGGCTGCGACCATGCGACCTGGGCCTTCCTCGGTGGCCCGGTCATCAAGGACGGCCGACCGGTCGACTTCGGCAGCTTCCTGATCCCGATCAGCGATTACCGCATCGACGACGTGTGGCACGTGGTCGGGCTGAAGGGCACCGGCAGCAACACCGTCGTCGTCAAGGACGTCTTCGTGCCCCGGCACCGGTTCCTGTCCTACAAGGCGATGAACGACGGCACCGCCGGCGGGTACCGGACCAACACCGCCCCGGTCTACAAAATGCCTTGGGGCACAATGCATCCCACGACCATCTCGGCACCCATCGTCGGCATGGCCTACGGCGCCTACGAGGCGCACGTGGAGCACCAGGGCAAGCGGGTGCGCGCCGCGTTCGCCGGGGAGAAGGCCAAGGACGACCCGTTCGCCAAGGTCCGCATCGCCGAGGCGGCCAGCGACATCGACGCAGCCTGGCGCCAACTGAGCGGCAACGTCTCCGACGAGTACGCGCTGCTGTCGGCCGGCAAGGAGATCCCGTTCGAGTTGCGCGCCCGGGCCCGCCGCGACCAGGTGCGCGCCACCGGACGTGCGATCGCTTCGATCGACCGGCTGTTCGAGGCATCCGGGGCCACAGCGCTCGCCAGTGACGCTCCGGTGCAACGGTTTTGGCGTGACGCGCACGCCGGTCGGGTGCACGCTGCCAACGACCCCGAGCGGGCCTACGTGATCTTCGGGAACAACGAGTTCGGGTTGCCGCCCGGCGACACCATGGTCTAG
- a CDS encoding ferredoxin--NADP reductase: protein MTEADLDQAPDEPLGDHVLELQIAEVVAETDDARSLVFEAPSDAPVPSERLRYAPGQFLTLRVPSDRTGSVARCYSLCSSPFTDDSLTVTVKRTADGYASNWLCEHAHKGMRIHVLAPSGTFVPKTLDDDFLLLAAGSGITPIMSICKAALSEGSGQVTLVYANRDDRSVIFRDALRELATKYPDRLTVVHWLESLQGLPSAAALAALAAPFTSRPAFICGPGPFMEAARLALEALKVPAQQVHIEVFKSLESDPFAAVKIEDDGDEAPATAVVELDGETHTVSWPRSAKLLDVLLAQGLDAPFSCREGHCGACACTLRSGKVSMEVNDVLEQQDLDDGLILACQSHPESDSVEVTYDE from the coding sequence TTGACCGAGGCGGATCTGGACCAAGCCCCCGACGAGCCGCTGGGCGATCATGTCCTGGAGCTGCAGATCGCGGAGGTTGTCGCCGAAACCGACGATGCGCGGTCGTTGGTGTTCGAGGCACCGAGCGATGCTCCCGTCCCGTCCGAGCGGCTGCGTTATGCGCCCGGTCAGTTCCTGACACTGCGGGTGCCCAGCGACCGCACCGGCTCGGTGGCGCGCTGCTACTCGCTGTGCAGCTCCCCGTTCACCGACGACTCGCTGACGGTGACGGTGAAGCGGACGGCCGACGGCTACGCGTCCAACTGGCTGTGCGAGCACGCCCATAAGGGCATGCGTATCCACGTGCTCGCGCCCTCGGGCACCTTTGTGCCCAAGACGCTGGACGACGACTTCCTGCTGCTCGCCGCGGGCAGCGGCATCACCCCGATCATGTCCATCTGCAAAGCGGCGCTGTCCGAGGGCAGCGGGCAGGTGACGCTCGTCTACGCCAACCGCGACGACCGCTCGGTGATCTTCCGCGACGCGCTGCGCGAGTTGGCCACCAAGTACCCGGACCGGCTCACGGTGGTGCACTGGCTGGAATCGCTGCAGGGCCTGCCGAGTGCGGCCGCGCTGGCCGCGCTGGCCGCCCCGTTCACCAGCCGCCCGGCCTTCATCTGCGGGCCCGGGCCCTTCATGGAGGCGGCGCGCCTGGCCCTGGAGGCGCTGAAAGTCCCTGCGCAACAGGTGCACATCGAGGTGTTCAAGTCGCTGGAGTCCGACCCCTTCGCTGCGGTGAAGATCGAGGACGACGGCGACGAGGCGCCGGCCACCGCGGTGGTGGAACTCGACGGAGAAACCCACACCGTGTCCTGGCCGCGCAGTGCCAAGCTGCTCGACGTGCTGCTGGCCCAGGGCCTGGATGCGCCGTTCTCGTGCCGGGAGGGCCACTGCGGGGCGTGTGCCTGCACCCTGCGCAGCGGCAAAGTGAGCATGGAGGTCAACGACGTGCTCGAACAGCAGGACCTCGACGACGGGCTAATTCTGGCCTGTCAATCTCACCCGGAATCTGATTCGGTAGAAGTGACCTACGACGAGTAG